From Juglans regia cultivar Chandler chromosome 8, Walnut 2.0, whole genome shotgun sequence, the proteins below share one genomic window:
- the LOC109006851 gene encoding stress-related protein-like, whose translation MEDLRSQAEKRKEEDDGEQRQLKYLEFVQVATIHAMMCFSNLYCYAKDKAGPLKPGVETVEGTVKSVVGPVYDMFHDVPIEVLLYVDRKVGASVTELDRHVPPIIKQASSQAFSAAQSAPEVARAVASEVKRAGVVDTASGIAKSVLTKCEPTAKDLYSKYEPKAEQCAVLAWRKLNQLPLFPQVAQVVVPTAAYCTEKYNQTVRNTAEKGYRVSSYLPLVPTERIAEVFRGASAESTVAAH comes from the exons ATGGAAGATTTGAGATCGCAGGCTGAGAAG AGAAAGGAGGAGGATGATGGGGAGCAGAGGCAGCTGAAGTACCTGGAGTTTGTGCAGGTGGCAACAATTCACGCCATGATGTGCTTCTCGAACCTCTACTGTTACGCAAAGGACAAGGCGGGTCCTCTGAAGCCCGGGGTTGAGACTGTTGAGGGCACCGTCAAAAGCGTCGTTGGACCTGTCTACGACATGTTCCACGACGTTCCTATTGAGGTCCTCTTGTACGTGGACCGCAAG GTCGGGGCGTCTGTGACTGAATTGGACCGCCATGTGCCTCCAATCATCAAGCAAGCTTCTTCCCAGGCCTTCTCAGCTGCTCAAAGCGCCCCAGAGGTAGCTCGAGCTGTTGCCTCCGAAGTTAAGCGTGCTGGGGTGGTGGACACCGCTTCAGGTATTGCCAAATCTGTTTTAACCAAGTGCGAGCCAACTGCTAAAGATCTATACTCCAAGTATGAACCAAAAGCAGAGCAGTGCGCGGTGTTAGCTTGGCGCAAGCTCAATCAGCTGCCCCTCTTCCCCCAAGTGGCTCAAGTTGTTGTCCCAACCGCAGCTTATTGTACAGAGAAGTACAACCAAACAGTGCGTAACACTGCAGAGAAGGGTTACAGGGTTTCGTCTTACCTGCCCTTGGTCCCTACAGAAAGGATTGCCGAGGTTTTCAGGGGTGCTAGTGCTGAATCTACTGTGGCAGCCCATTGA